Proteins from a genomic interval of Coregonus clupeaformis isolate EN_2021a chromosome 4, ASM2061545v1, whole genome shotgun sequence:
- the LOC121553025 gene encoding protocadherin-8-like → MMCGILTGWHGWIFGLQMLFVSLAESEGNTLKYQTNEEGSPGTVIGNLAKDMSLSPSFGSNTNFRMMKQFNDSFIRVRESDGELSVGERVDREKICRHTIECLITFDVVSFSKERYKLIHVEVEVKDINDNSPEFPNKESTVEISENADVGFRIPLDPAEDADVGSNYIQSYQISVNSHFSIDVLLRADGVKYAELVLMKELDRETQSSYAVELIATDGGNPYRSGSTKITIKVTDFNDNRPVFEQNNFSVTLPEDAQVGFVLLDLNAVDPDEGLNGEVVYWFGKQVSAEIRELFEVDSTSGRVRLKNPVDFETKRTYELDVQATDLGPNPTPAVCKIIIHVKDVNDNAPEISITPMTSISTGIAYISETADKDSLVALISTSDRDSGVNSQVHCTLYGHDHFKLQQAYEDSYMIVTAAFLDREKISEYNLTVMAEDFGSPPLRKITQYTIRLSDENDNAPHFTKPIYEVSVVENNPPGAYITTVEARDSDLGTNGKITYRLLDSVIMGSPVNTFVSLNAISGSIYALRSFNYEVMKHLELHIQASDGGSPQLQSSAIINLKIVDQNDNAPSIIEPVLNKGSAEVFLPKDAPAGYVVTQIKATDAEEGIDAQMSYKITEGGHLGFSINKVTGKLHVSRKLNYDLSETLRVLVAVNDNGTPSLTSTATIHLTLIEGTPPSVPAMVQNDSVEIFEWDIAIIIVLAGSCSLLLLAIILITTTCSRRKRETREAGYSEKEDMPHVEKGESRHFDSLITNHKSNVFDVHPFPEKAPLASSNTIKTAPDDGRQEKECVFDNRITEGKLEGYSTLPGYRKETLRPITIWKGNSFTTISARDPQFSGKDSGKGDSDFNDSDSDISGDGHKKDSPLINSLWSCTSECKILGHSDRCWTPSATRTNTSLSHGPHLSTFSKTASLPRNTLQRDTYHQQAHLPKINGLQSVYEKVQHQEFDYILVCPPTPARILETDEISLPEYGQS, encoded by the exons ATGATGTGTGGCATTTTAACAGGTTGGCATGGGTGGATTTTTGGATTACAAATGTTATTTGTTTCACTGGCGGAGTCTGAGGGAAATACTCTGAAATACCAGACCAATGAGGAGGGAAGTCCAGGAACAGTGATCGGTAACCTGGCCAAGGACATGTCCTTGAGTCCCTCTTTTGGCTCCAATACTAATTTCAGGATGATGAAACAATTCAACGATTCTTTTATCAGGGTGAGAGAAAGCGACGGGGAGCTTTCTGTCGGGGAGAGGGTTGACAGAGAGAAAATCTGTAGGCACACAATTGAGTGTCTCATCACTTTTGATGTTGTCAGTTTTTCAAAAGAGAGGTACAAATTGATCCATGTCGAGGTGGAGGTAAAAGACATCAACGATAACTCTCCGGAGTTTCCAAACAAGGAATCTACAGTGGAGATCTCTGAAAATGCCGATGTGGGGTTCCGTATTCCTTTGGACCCAGCCGAGGACGCAGATGTAGGTTCAAACTACATCCAAAGCTATCAAATTTCTGTCAACAGTCATTTTTCCATTGATGTGCTTTTGAGAGCGGATGGGGTTAAATATGCGGAGTTGGTGCTAATGAAAGAGCTAGACAGGGAGACTCAGTCATCTTATGCAGTGGAGCTTATTGCCACAGACGGAGGAAACCCTTATAGGTCGGGTTCAACGAAAATAACAATAAAAGTGACAGACTTTAATGACAACCGTCCTGTTTTTGAGCAGAATAATTTCTCGGTCACTTTGCCCGAGGACGCACAGGTTGGATTCGTTTTATTGGATTTAAATGCAGTTGATCCAGATGAGGGTTTAAATGGAGAGGTGGTCTATTGGTTCGGAAAACAGGTTTCTGCTGAAATCCGAGAACTTTTCGAAGTGGACAGTACATCCGGGCGGGTGAGGCTTAAGAACCCAGTGGATTTTGAGACTAAGAGAACATATGAATTAGACGTGCAGGCGACTGATCTAGGACCCAATCCGACCCCCGCCGTCTGTAAAATAATAATTCATGTCAAAGACGTTAATGACAATGCCCCAGAAATCAGTATTACGCCAATGACCTCCATCTCAACAGGCATCGCATATATCAGCGAGACAGCAGACAAGGACAGCCTAGTGGCGCTGATCAGCACCTCGGACAGGGACTCGGGCGTCAACAGCCAGGTCCACTGCACTTTATATGGGCATGATCATTTCAAACTTCAACAGGCTTATGAGGACAGCTACATGATTGTCACCGCAGCATTCCTAGACAGGGAGAAGATTAGTGAGTACAATTTAACAGTGATGGCTGAAGATTTTGGGTCACCTCCATTGCGAAAAATCACACAATACACCATCAGGCTAAGCGACGAGAATGACAACGCCCCACACTTTACTAAGCCTATATATGAAGTTTCTGTGGTAGAAAATAATCCACCAGGGGCATATATAACCACGGTTGAAGCCAGAGATTCAGACTTGGGGACTAATGGCAAAATTACATACAGACTTTTAGACAGTGTTATAATGGGATCACCTGTCAACACGTTTGTATCTCTAAATGCAATCTCTGGTTCAATATATGCACTAAGAAGCTTCAACTATGAAGTTATGAAACATCTGGAGTTACACATCCAGGCAAGCGATGGGGGGTCACCCCAGCTTCAGAGCAGTGCCATCATCAATCTAAAAATAGTGGATCAGAATGACAACGCTCCGTCTATCATAGAGCCGGTCCTTAATAAGGGATCTGCTGAAGTTTTCCTTCCCAAAGATGCACCTGCAGGTTATGTTGTAACACAGATAAAGGCCACAGATGCTGAAGAAGGCATTGACGCGCAGATGTCCTACAAAATCACTGAGGGGGGACACTTGGGTTTCTCCATCAATAAGGTTACTGGGAAGTTACATGTGAGTCGTAAACTGAACTATGATCTGTCTGAAACACTAAGAGTCCTAGTGGCTGTCAATGACAATGGGACACCTTCTCTGACCTCCACAGCCACTATACACCTCACTCTCATCGAAGGCACTCCTCCCAGTGTTCCCGCTATGGTCCAAAACGACAGTGTGGAGATCTTTGAATGGGACATAGCCATTATCATTGTCCTAGCAGGGAGCTGCTCCCTCCTCTTGCTAGCCATCATCTTAATCACTACCACCTGCAGTCGACGCAAACGGGAGACGAGAGAGGCGGGATACAGTGAAAAAGAAGACATGCCACATGTGGAGAAGGGGGAGAGCAGACATTTTGATTCATTGATCACCAACCACAAAAGCAATGTGTTTGATGTGCACCCTTTTCCTGAGAAAGCACCATTGGCCTCAAGCAACACAATAAAAACAGCCCCTGATGATGGAAGACAAGAAAAAGAGTGTGTCTTTGACAACAGAATAACGGAGGGTAAATTGGAG GGTTATTCGACACTGCCTGGCTATAGGAAAGAAACCCTCAGACCCATAACCATATGGAAGGGTAATTCATTCACAACCATCTCAGCGCGAGATCCACAGTTCAGTGGAAAGGACAGTGGGAAAGGAGACAGTGACTTTAACGACAGCGACTCTGACATCAGTGGAGATGGCCACAAAAAAGACTCCCCACTGATAAACA GTCTCTGGTCCTGCACCAGTGAGTGTAAGATCCTAGGCCACTCAGACCGATGCTGGACCCCCTCTGCCACTAGAACCAATACCAGCCTTTCCCACGGACCACACCTCTCAACCTTCTCCAAGACAGCCTCACTGCCACGAAACACTCTGCAAAGAGACACCTACCATCAACAGGCTCACCTACCCAAAATCAATGGTCTGCAAAGTGTCTATGAAAAAGTCCAGCACCAAGAATTCGATTATATTCTGGTTTGTCCACCAACACCAGCCAGGATACTAGAGACTGATGAGATATCCCTCCCAGAGTATGGACAATCCTAA
- the LOC121556188 gene encoding leukocyte cell-derived chemotaxin 1, producing MAETSEKVPIAEDFEQCLPPAYSTSATKPPVAVGRLLRFGAAALIAGAVLMLCGSIGAFYLWKASDKNVYNVHYSMSINGKVEEGSMEIDSDNNLERFRTGSGNDEALEIHDFHIGITGIRFSGGEKCYIKSQIKANLPEVETLNKESLMFDLEDEIMPVKFDEESLMWVAADQPLKDSSFLSTKILDLCGDLPIFWLHPTYPKDGERRKRDTQRAKRQFDMEEFEAAAEERNTVSRAENSTSKKATEEEKEATGSSATGSAYNPENPYHRNQEGEEGAMTFDPMLDHQGICCSECRRSYTHCQRICEPLGGHWPWPYNYRGCQVACRVILPCRWWVARILGIV from the exons ATGGCAGAGACTTCGGAGAAAGTCCCAATTGCAGAGGACTTCGAACAATGCCTACCACCT GCATACAGTACGTCGGCTACGAAGCCCCCGGTTGCTGTTGGTCGTCTCTTGAGATTTGGGGCTGCGGCTCTCATTGCCGGGGCAGTGCTGATGCTTTGCGGATCCATTGGAGCTTTCTACCTCTGGAAAGCCAGTGACAAAAAT GTGTACAATGTACACTACAGTATGAGCATCAATGGAAAGGTGGAGGAGGGTTCCATGGAAATCGATTCCGATAATAATCTGGAAAGGTTCCGAACTGGGAGTGGAAATGACGAGGCGTTGGAGATTCATGACTTTCACATT GGAATTACAGGAATCCGGTTCTCTGGAGGGGAGAAGTGTTACATTAAATCGCAAATCAAGGCCAACCTTCCAGAGGTGGAGACGCTCAACAAGGAGTCATTGATGTTTGACCTG GAAGATGAGATCATGCCAGTGAAGTTTGATGAGGAGTCTCTGATGTGGGTGGCTGCTGACCAGCCCCTGAAGGACAGCAGCTTCCTCAGCACCAAGATCCTGGACCTCTGTGGAGACCTGCCCATCTTCTGGCTCCACCCCACTTATCCTAAAG atggagagaggagaaagagagacacccaGAGAGCCAAGCGTCAGTTTGACATGGAGGAGTTTGAGGCAGCTGCTGAGGAGAGGAACACAGTGAGCCGTGCAGAGAATAGCACCTCCAAGAAAgccacagaggaggagaaggaggccaCGGGCTCATCAGCCACGGGCTCTGCCTACAACCCAGAAAACCCCTACCAC CGCAatcaggagggagaggagggcgcCATGACCTTTGACCCAATGCTAGACCACCAGGGGATCTGCTGCTCAGAGTGCCGACGCAGCTACACCCACTGTCAGAGGATTTGTGAACCCTTAGGCGGTCACTGGCCTTGGCCCTACAACTACAGAGGCTGTCAGGTAGCTTGTCGAGTGATTCTGCCTTGCCGCTGGTGGGTGGCGCGCATATTAGGTATTGTGTAA